From Weissella confusa, a single genomic window includes:
- the rplM gene encoding 50S ribosomal protein L13, with the protein MRTTYMAKPGEIDRKWYVIDATDIALGRLSTVVASILRGKNKPTFTPNVDTGDNVIVINAEKVALTGKKATDKIYYHHSNHPGGLKERQAGDLREKNPQRLIELSVHGMLPKGTLGRQQGLKLHVFAGSEHTHAAQNPEVLDITNLI; encoded by the coding sequence AGGTGAGATCGATCGCAAGTGGTATGTCATCGATGCAACTGATATTGCATTGGGACGTTTGTCAACTGTCGTAGCATCAATCTTGCGTGGTAAGAACAAGCCTACTTTCACGCCTAACGTCGACACTGGTGATAACGTTATCGTTATCAACGCCGAAAAGGTCGCTTTGACGGGTAAGAAGGCTACGGACAAGATTTACTACCACCACTCAAACCACCCAGGTGGTTTGAAGGAGCGTCAAGCTGGTGACTTGCGAGAGAAGAACCCACAACGTTTGATCGAGCTTTCAGTTCACGGCATGTTGCCAAAGGGTACTCTTGGTCGCCAACAAGGTTTGAAGTTGCACGTGTTTGCTGGTTCAGAGCACACACACGCAGCACAAAACCCTGAAGTGTTGGATATCACTAACCTTATTTAA
- a CDS encoding DUF805 domain-containing protein produces MTTMTAAFQGFWKHIFDFKGRTTRKDYFLNVLWQAVWLGMIALLLALFSNNLLVHLSASVDNTGIVAVGVLFFVSVLAIAVPSLSLMVRRFNDIGLNYWGWKILVIVLGLSLMPFGSGVTWVHFAVSAVIFVLALVGTDGLKNVPIIGGRIK; encoded by the coding sequence ATGACGACTATGACAGCAGCATTCCAAGGATTTTGGAAGCACATCTTTGACTTCAAGGGTCGCACAACGCGTAAGGATTATTTCTTGAATGTGTTGTGGCAGGCCGTTTGGCTTGGAATGATTGCTTTGCTTTTGGCACTATTCAGCAACAACTTATTGGTACATCTTTCAGCAAGTGTTGATAACACAGGTATCGTTGCTGTTGGCGTATTGTTCTTTGTATCAGTACTTGCCATTGCAGTACCATCACTTTCATTGATGGTCCGACGTTTCAACGACATCGGCCTTAATTACTGGGGCTGGAAGATTCTTGTTATTGTACTTGGGTTGTCGCTTATGCCATTCGGTAGCGGTGTAACTTGGGTTCACTTCGCTGTGAGTGCAGTTATCTTCGTTCTAGCTTTGGTTGGAACGGATGGCTTGAAGAACGTGCCGATTATAGGCGGTCGAATTAAGTAA
- the rpsI gene encoding 30S ribosomal protein S9, whose translation MAQVQYYGTGRRKNSVARVRLVPGNGAITINGRSAEQYIPFANLREVMVQPFNVTETLGNYDVLVNVNGGGFSGQSGAIRHGISRALLQVDPDFRAALKKAGLLTRDARMKERKKPGLKKARKASQFSKR comes from the coding sequence ATGGCTCAAGTACAATACTACGGAACTGGCCGTCGTAAGAACTCTGTTGCCCGCGTACGTTTGGTACCTGGTAACGGTGCAATCACGATCAACGGTCGTTCAGCTGAACAATACATTCCTTTCGCTAACTTGCGTGAGGTTATGGTACAACCATTCAACGTTACTGAAACTCTAGGAAACTACGATGTTTTGGTTAACGTAAACGGTGGTGGTTTCTCAGGTCAATCTGGTGCTATCCGTCACGGTATCTCACGTGCTTTGTTGCAAGTGGATCCTGACTTCCGTGCAGCTTTGAAGAAGGCTGGATTGTTGACTCGTGACGCTCGTATGAAGGAGCGTAAGAAGCCAGGTTTGAAGAAGGCCCGTAAGGCTTCACAATTCTCAAAGCGTTAA